The Punica granatum isolate Tunisia-2019 chromosome 4, ASM765513v2, whole genome shotgun sequence sequence TTTCTTCAGATATATCAGATTTTCAGtatcatattattatattactaAAATTCCGGTTGAATCCATTATAACTTAGTTAACCAATGAACCAAAACCTCCGCTCTTCAAATTTTGGTTACATTTcagaataaaatatatgaagagGAGGcttaaaatatatgaagaGAAGGCTCTTACCCGTTTTCTGGGTCAGGCCAAAAATGAGATGGAGTTGGCAAGAGATGAGGAGGTATGCAAATGTCATCAAAAAATCCCAGAGATACTGCCAAAATTGTAAATTCAACAATGTTTTACTACACAATATTATAGAGAAACTAACACAATGAAGTCTTCtccataaataataaaaaaggaattGACCATGAACTATTAATATAGAAGGAATTAAACACAGCACTGTGCAACATTAAGCATAGACAAATTGCAACCAAGTGTGTTCCATAATTAAAGCACTAAAAaagttagagagagagagagaggaggaaaaaaaaaaaactcctgCAAAGACCTTGATTAGAGAGTTGCACCATATAAGATACAGCAAAACAGTTAGTATAGCtgctataatttataatcaaTCCTAGTAAAGGCATCAGTTGGCAATGAAGTAACCAACCATGTCCTGATTTATGGGAAAAACACAACAAAAAGAGCAATATATCAATCAGTCAAGAAGAGTTAATTTATGAGGACAGCAAAGCGACTTACATACGCAAAAAAACCAAAGAATGTTGAGATAAATATGAAGAAATCATCTCCCACAAAATTAGtgtcaaactttttttttcccctattgGTAAGTATTGTCTCAAACTGTTAACAAATATAATCTGCCacattgaaattaatttattcacTTTGCACTCTTCATATATCAACTATTCGAAAATCCAACAAGCACAAGATCCCCTCTATGAATTCACTGACTAATTTTCGGTATTCTTACATTTTGTACTTCAGACATCACTTCCTACCAAAGACTTTGTACCAAGACCTAATCTGATCATTGTATTGAAAATACATGTAGTTCTTATACTTCTAGGACTGGGCACGTACAGATTCAACTTCATATTTTCCCAGTCGATATGATCATATCCAAAAATAACAGGTTAGCGAGGATGTTGACAGGAAATACTTACTTATATTAGAGGTTGAGAACTGGCATCAAATAAATGTGCTACAGATGTTCTGATATATAATCAGACTTTTATGACACAAAATGGAAAACACAGTGCCGcatataattgaaattgatttttcttttcacaagAAGTAAGTAGAGAAGTATTCATACATACAACGCAAACTGTTTTCATCATAATCCTTAAGTTTTGCATCAATTATCTCCCCAACAAATGGACGGAACATTATCAGCCTGCATCTCACCTGAAGTGAAAGGAGAGGGATGAGCATGTcattcaagaaaaaatatgtgataGCAGGCAGCACTGCACAAATGTGTTCGTGGTATAAACATTCACTGCTATAACTAAATTCAAACAAGACAGGGCAATTTTGGACTCAAGATTGTTACGCTCCTAAACTCAACTTGGCTGGGGCTAAGGATATGTTCAAAGCAGATGCAACTCTGCTATTTAACAATGGTACCAATACATAGAAAGACCTCATAGAAGGAATTCACAGATCAATGGTTCAatggaaaaattcaaataaagtCAATACAATAGCCAACAAGAGCAAGTTGCAGATTTAAGGATGATGCTCTGTCATGGGAAGGAACATACTCCTCTGTACATTTGCAGATACAATGATGGCATGAAACTCCGTAAAGATTTTGAATGGGATCACTAGGACGAAGCTGTGCAGGAacgatatattttattatttcgaTTTTTATAAAGAGATCCCGGTTTGAGTATTTTAGAGTTTTATATTAATTGCTCTGATGCGTCAATTACTTCGGCCCCCATGGGTACAAATCTTTGACAAACTGTTATTCTGGATAACATCATGGAAAAACTCGAAAAGATGGGTAATTTTactttgttttgtttatccAAATAGGAGAAAACAAAACGGATGGATAGAACGAAGCCGACAAAACTTCACGAAAACAGCTTATTACCCTCAGAACATACCCATCAAATTCTACTAGATTGGCACCATTAGACCAACTAAAATGGCATAAGAGCAGCAAATCTACAAAACAGAGTAATCCAGCCGGAGGTTCGTGCAGTCGAGTTACCGTGTAGGTGGGTGCACCATCCCCAGGAAAGATGAAGCCGCCATTAATGCTCCGGATGTCATAAACAGACACGCAGAGCCCCAATTTTGCAATGACCTTGAAAACATATGCCTTCGGTCAGTCAGTGTCACAAACCATAAGACGACAGGAAAGAGAATATAGGCATCCGAATACACGCAATCTCAGCGTATAGAAAAGAACAGAAGTGGGGGACCTCGCCTCACCTTATCTAAGAAGAGACCCTCCAGCTCGTGCCTGACGGCTTTTTCGAGGGAGAGGCCGAGCAGGTGGGGCGGCAGCCTCAGAGTGTGCTCTATAAGGCTGAGAGAGAACATCCGTGGTCGTCAATTGTTCTTCCAATTGAGTAGAGAAGTCAGCGACTCAACGTCGTCAATGTCTGGCACGAGCAGCCGCCGAGCAGCAGAGAGGGATGAGAAGGCTTCTTTGCAACAGAGGAGAGGGGATGGAGGGGGAGGAGCGGAGGACGAGGAGGAAtaggatttttttaattttttttggtaaacgAGGAAATGGGTTTATTGAGGGTTTTAGCCTTTTaggcaattatatattactattattgttataatcaataatttattttattataatttataactaTAACAAAGAGAAggcaatttatattttttgaattctggaaaattaataaatgttaTGAAATGACCTAATTATCCATTTGAAAAAGTAACCAACCAATTAAGATATTTTAACCGATCCACCCGCGCATTATACGTAACTATTaattatgataaattttaGTATATTATGTCATTTAGTTTAATTAGTTTATGATGATTATATAGGATTTACTTTTCGGGTGAATATTTAGAATTTACTTTTTGATAACTTTCaagttaataataaatataaaaaatacaacTCATTGAAGTAACTTTATTAAAATACTTAATAAACGTATATcattaattaacataaatgGTTACAAATACATGAGAAtcttatattttctattttgccAAATGTGTATACATGGCGGATTCTGACAATTGCTCCaggcattatatattatataataataataataataataatccccatttgaaaatattgaacAAATAGTATGCAATGGTGATGGCGATCTCCCCAGCAATTatctcattttcattttctccgGTAATTAGATatgtagtaataataataataataatttttggaTGGTATCTCTCCAGCAATTAtcccatttttcatttttccataATTAGATATCTAATAGTAATCATTTttggtaataataataatagcaaTAATCTTTTTGGATAGTGATCTCCCTAGCAATTATCATATTTCCCagtattaattatttgataatCATGTTTTTAATGGAAGTTACATAAAAATTTGGCATGAGAAGTTctcatttcaaattttttgacAAATTACATGGCGGCAATCTCCCcagcaattatatatatatatatataggagaatttacctaaaatgacccatgatttacccgttttgtcaaatctatcatatgctttttttttcaaatttatcccatggtttactttttgcatcaaatctatcacggcgttatcttttccgtcgacatctaacgaccatgctgacgtggcgcccacgtggcaagtgtggcccactatctctccacgtgccacgtcagcacggctgttagatgtcgacgaaaaagataacgccgtgatagatttgatgcaaaaaagtaaaccatatgatagatttgacaaaaaaaacatatgatagatttgacaaaacaagCAAACCAtaggccattttaggtaaaaacccctatatgtatat is a genomic window containing:
- the LOC116203883 gene encoding DNA-directed RNA polymerase III subunit RPC8 gives rise to the protein MFSLSLIEHTLRLPPHLLGLSLEKAVRHELEGLFLDKVIAKLGLCVSVYDIRSINGGFIFPGDGAPTYTVRCRLIMFRPFVGEIIDAKLKDYDENSLRLSLGFFDDICIPPHLLPTPSHFWPDPENGNRRRWVWEYQTDDENQTSGSMFAIDEIGATIRFKVQSISYPSIPLEQPNSSKPFAPMVVTGSIDNDGLGPLSWWE